One segment of Streptomyces sp. NBC_01463 DNA contains the following:
- a CDS encoding TerD family protein — MGVTLAKGGNVSLSKAAPNLTQVLIGLGWDARSTTGADFDLDASALLCQSGRVLGDEWFVFYNNLTSPDGSVEHTGDNLTGEGEGDDESVIVHLDQVPAHCDKIVFPVSIHEADNRGQTFGQVSNAFIRVVNQADGQELARYDLSEDASTETAMIFGELYRYNGEWKFRAVGQGYASGLRGIALDFGVNVS, encoded by the coding sequence ATGGGCGTCACGCTCGCCAAGGGAGGCAATGTCTCCCTCTCCAAGGCCGCACCCAATCTCACCCAGGTGCTGATCGGGCTCGGCTGGGACGCACGATCCACGACGGGGGCGGACTTCGACCTCGACGCCAGCGCACTGCTGTGCCAGTCGGGCCGGGTGCTCGGCGACGAATGGTTCGTGTTCTACAACAACCTCACGAGTCCCGACGGCTCCGTGGAGCACACCGGTGACAACCTCACGGGTGAGGGCGAGGGCGACGACGAGTCGGTCATCGTGCATCTCGACCAGGTGCCGGCCCACTGCGACAAGATCGTCTTTCCGGTCTCGATCCACGAGGCCGACAATCGCGGTCAGACATTCGGCCAGGTCAGCAATGCGTTCATCCGCGTGGTCAACCAGGCCGACGGCCAGGAACTCGCGCGTTACGACCTCAGCGAGGACGCCTCGACGGAGACAGCGATGATCTTCGGCGAGCTCTACCGCTACAACGGCGAGTGGAAGTTCCGTGCAGTCGGGCAGGGGTACGCGTCGGGGCTGCGGGGCATCGCTCTAGACTTCGGGGTCAACGTTTCGTAA
- a CDS encoding DUF475 domain-containing protein, which produces MVLKTFGWSFAITAIGLVAAWFYGGWEAFGVVAILSVLEISLSFDNAVINAGILKKMSAFWQKIFLTVGVLIAVFGMRLVFPVVIVAITAKLGPIEAIDLSFNDPDRYKELVTDAHPAIAAFGGMFLLMIFLDFIFEDRDIQWLRWIERPLAKLGKVDMLSVCIALIVLLISAMTFATQAHQHGGGHADKAETVMLAGIAGLITYLIVGGLSGFFENKLEEEEEREHEAEEEARRTGKKISAVALSGKAAFFMFLYLEVLDASFSFDGVIGAFAVTNEIVLMALGLGIGAMYVRSLTVYLVRQGTLDDYVYLEHGAHYAIGALSIILLVTIQYEIHELITGLVGVVLIAWSFWSSVRRNKAIEADGGEGSTEVSAGV; this is translated from the coding sequence GTGGTTCTGAAAACCTTCGGCTGGTCGTTCGCGATTACCGCGATCGGTCTGGTCGCAGCGTGGTTCTACGGGGGGTGGGAAGCCTTCGGAGTGGTGGCGATCCTTTCCGTCCTGGAGATCTCGCTGTCCTTCGACAACGCGGTGATCAACGCCGGAATCCTGAAGAAGATGAGTGCCTTCTGGCAGAAGATCTTCCTCACGGTCGGCGTGCTCATCGCGGTCTTCGGTATGCGGCTGGTATTCCCCGTCGTGATCGTGGCCATCACCGCCAAACTGGGACCGATCGAGGCGATCGATCTTTCCTTCAACGACCCGGACCGCTACAAGGAACTGGTCACCGACGCCCACCCGGCGATCGCCGCCTTCGGTGGCATGTTCCTGCTCATGATCTTCCTCGACTTCATCTTCGAGGACCGTGACATCCAGTGGCTGCGCTGGATCGAGCGCCCGCTCGCCAAGCTCGGCAAGGTCGACATGCTGTCGGTCTGCATCGCCCTGATCGTCCTCCTGATCTCGGCCATGACCTTCGCGACCCAGGCGCACCAGCACGGCGGCGGACACGCGGACAAGGCCGAGACGGTCATGCTCGCCGGCATCGCCGGTCTGATCACGTACCTCATCGTCGGCGGTCTCTCCGGCTTCTTCGAGAACAAGCTCGAGGAAGAGGAGGAACGCGAGCACGAGGCGGAGGAGGAGGCCAGGCGGACCGGCAAGAAGATCTCCGCGGTCGCCCTCTCCGGCAAGGCCGCGTTCTTCATGTTCCTCTACCTGGAAGTGCTCGACGCGTCCTTCTCGTTCGACGGTGTCATCGGCGCCTTCGCTGTCACCAACGAGATCGTGCTGATGGCGCTGGGCCTCGGTATCGGTGCCATGTACGTCCGTTCGCTCACGGTCTACCTGGTCCGCCAGGGCACCCTGGACGACTACGTCTACCTGGAGCACGGCGCGCACTACGCGATCGGCGCCCTGTCGATCATCCTGCTCGTCACGATCCAGTACGAGATCCACGAGCTCATCACCGGTCTCGTCGGTGTCGTCCTGATCGCCTGGTCCTTCTGGTCCTCGGTCCGGCGCAACAAGGCCATCGAGGCCGACGGCGGTGAAGGCAGTACGGAAGTCTCCGCCGGGGTGTGA
- a CDS encoding Tellurium resistance, whose amino-acid sequence MAFWNSLWPGREAQFESGNSATSSIVLSRRHATVSLTKQGALTGNLRVNLSWQMRSSDIEGRSRQSGRLLRPLKLFKPDVVQAHTQGVVNVDLDLGCMYELADGTKGVVQPLGNLIGDLNGPPFIRLSGDDRFGAPSGETVYVNLDQREQIKRMLFFVYIYDQTPAFDRTHAKVTLYPGNGPRIEIELDERAPQARSCAVFTVENIKDELIVRREVKFVYGFQSELDRLYGYGMQWGRGYKTRA is encoded by the coding sequence ATGGCGTTCTGGAACAGCCTGTGGCCGGGGCGGGAAGCGCAGTTCGAGTCGGGCAACTCGGCGACGAGCTCCATCGTGCTCTCCAGGAGGCACGCCACGGTCTCGCTGACCAAACAAGGGGCACTGACCGGCAATCTGCGGGTCAACCTCTCCTGGCAGATGCGTTCGTCCGACATCGAGGGCCGGTCACGGCAGAGCGGCCGGCTGCTGCGGCCGCTCAAGCTCTTCAAGCCCGACGTGGTCCAGGCGCACACGCAGGGCGTGGTCAACGTCGACCTGGACCTCGGCTGCATGTACGAGCTGGCGGACGGGACGAAGGGCGTGGTGCAGCCGCTCGGCAACCTGATCGGCGATCTGAACGGCCCGCCGTTCATCCGGCTCAGCGGTGACGACCGCTTCGGGGCGCCGTCCGGGGAGACCGTCTACGTCAACCTCGACCAGCGCGAGCAGATCAAGCGGATGCTGTTCTTCGTCTACATCTACGACCAGACCCCGGCCTTCGACCGCACCCACGCCAAGGTGACGCTCTACCCGGGCAACGGTCCGCGCATCGAGATCGAGCTGGACGAACGGGCCCCGCAGGCCCGCTCCTGCGCGGTGTTCACGGTGGAGAACATCAAGGACGAGCTGATCGTGCGGCGCGAGGTGAAGTTCGTGTACGGCTTCCAGTCGGAGCTGGACCGGCTGTACGGCTACGGCATGCAGTGGGGGCGCGGCTACAAGACCAGGGCGTAG
- a CDS encoding TerD family protein, with product MTHAMVKGSNVPLDAMAVRAVLRWTPGSGVPDVDASALLLGAGGRVRSDEDFVFYNQPRHPSGLVRRLPKRSLAEGLTDTIEADLNALDPSVDQVVIAASSDGAAFEQVRDLRILLYDAAASGGEPLAVFDVRPETGEETAIICGELYRRGDGWKFRAVGQGYPTGLVGLATAFGISVDETAADPGPTPPPAPAFPPAPAPGPDSQATVQHQQPAYGYPQPAAAPAQPAPQPAYGYPQPSSAQPAYGYPQPAAAAAHAPDPNFVLPPQGPQFIRP from the coding sequence ATGACGCACGCGATGGTGAAAGGCTCGAACGTCCCCCTCGACGCCATGGCCGTACGGGCCGTGCTGCGCTGGACCCCGGGCTCCGGGGTGCCGGACGTCGACGCCTCGGCCCTGCTGCTCGGAGCCGGCGGCCGCGTGCGCTCCGACGAGGACTTCGTCTTCTACAACCAGCCCCGCCACCCCTCCGGCCTGGTACGACGGCTGCCGAAGCGCAGCCTGGCCGAGGGGCTGACGGACACCATCGAGGCCGACCTGAACGCACTCGACCCCTCGGTCGACCAGGTCGTCATCGCCGCGTCGTCCGACGGGGCCGCCTTCGAGCAGGTGCGCGACCTCCGCATCCTGCTCTACGACGCCGCCGCGTCGGGCGGCGAGCCGCTCGCCGTGTTCGACGTGCGGCCGGAGACGGGCGAGGAGACCGCCATCATCTGCGGCGAGCTCTACCGGCGCGGCGATGGCTGGAAATTCCGGGCCGTGGGGCAGGGCTATCCGACCGGTCTCGTCGGTCTCGCGACGGCCTTCGGGATTTCGGTGGACGAGACCGCGGCCGACCCCGGTCCGACCCCGCCGCCCGCCCCCGCCTTCCCGCCCGCACCGGCGCCCGGCCCGGACTCGCAGGCCACGGTCCAGCACCAGCAGCCCGCGTACGGCTACCCGCAGCCCGCCGCGGCTCCTGCCCAGCCCGCGCCGCAGCCCGCGTACGGCTACCCCCAGCCGTCCTCCGCACAGCCCGCCTACGGCTATCCGCAGCCCGCGGCGGCGGCCGCCCACGCGCCCGACCCGAACTTCGTCCTGCCACCGCAGGGGCCGCAGTTCATACGGCCCTGA
- a CDS encoding HpcH/HpaI aldolase/citrate lyase family protein, producing the protein MRHFGHIAPAARGDLFFREPCDFDAGSPAPVLAAALGATLYSPATRPALADDVIKQAARGVVSMVLCLEDSIDDSEVADAEENLVRQFADLAGRDGALPLLFIRVREPHQITDLVRRLGESARLLSGFVLPKFTHERGVPFMEALTKAEAEGVDGLRLFAMPVLESPELLHLETRREVLHKIARTVDTYRDRVLALRLGVTDFCSAYGLRRAPDMTAYDVRIVGDVIADVVNVLGRADGTGFTITGPVWEYFRLQERMFKPQLRRSPFLEGRAEELRTALIEHDLDGLLREIELDRANGLLGKTCIHPSHVAPVHALSVVSHEEFSDAQDILRPERGGGGVLRSSYTNKMNEVKPHRAWAERTLRRAEVFGVAKEDVGFVDLLAASLAE; encoded by the coding sequence ATGCGTCATTTCGGGCATATTGCGCCTGCTGCGAGGGGCGATCTGTTCTTCCGGGAACCGTGTGACTTCGACGCCGGCTCCCCGGCCCCCGTCCTCGCGGCCGCCCTGGGCGCCACGCTCTACAGCCCCGCCACGCGGCCCGCTCTCGCCGACGACGTCATCAAGCAGGCCGCCCGCGGTGTCGTCTCCATGGTGCTGTGCCTGGAGGATTCGATCGACGACTCCGAGGTGGCCGACGCCGAGGAGAACCTGGTCAGGCAGTTCGCCGATCTGGCCGGGCGCGACGGGGCGCTGCCGCTGCTGTTCATCCGGGTCCGTGAACCGCACCAGATCACCGACCTGGTGCGCCGGCTCGGCGAGTCCGCCCGATTGTTGTCCGGTTTCGTACTTCCCAAGTTCACGCACGAGCGTGGTGTGCCGTTCATGGAGGCCCTCACCAAGGCCGAGGCCGAGGGCGTCGACGGGCTGCGGCTCTTCGCCATGCCCGTGCTGGAATCCCCCGAACTGCTGCACCTGGAGACCAGGCGGGAAGTCCTCCACAAGATCGCCCGCACCGTCGACACCTACCGTGACCGGGTGCTCGCGCTGCGGCTCGGCGTCACCGACTTCTGCTCGGCGTACGGACTGCGCCGGGCACCCGACATGACGGCGTACGACGTCCGGATCGTCGGCGACGTCATCGCCGACGTGGTCAACGTGCTGGGCCGGGCGGACGGGACGGGCTTCACGATCACCGGCCCCGTCTGGGAGTACTTCAGACTCCAGGAGCGCATGTTCAAGCCACAGCTGCGCCGCAGTCCCTTCCTGGAGGGCCGGGCGGAGGAACTGCGCACCGCGCTGATCGAGCACGACCTGGACGGGCTGCTGCGGGAGATCGAGCTCGACCGGGCCAACGGCCTGCTCGGCAAGACCTGTATCCACCCCTCGCACGTGGCCCCCGTGCACGCGCTGTCGGTGGTCAGCCATGAGGAGTTCAGCGACGCGCAGGACATCCTGCGGCCGGAGCGGGGCGGCGGCGGGGTGCTGCGCTCCTCGTACACGAACAAGATGAACGAGGTGAAGCCGCACCGCGCCTGGGCCGAGCGCACACTGCGGCGGGCCGAGGTCTTCGGCGTGGCGAAGGAGGACGTCGGCTTCGTGGACCTGCTGGCGGCGAGCCTCGCGGAGTGA
- a CDS encoding phosphoribosyltransferase: MAGRRKETTNVVWSGSWVAERLGVELVGDGELRELLGLALRRNPKRAHLLVSNVLGKHVPQRPSVVYGAGFELGRRVRDLLGDAGAREAVVLGYAETATGLGHAVADGLGDAPYLHSTRRPVEGVARAGGFEEAHSHATSHLLLPEDPDLLGNGEEGSSGATLVLVDDEFSTGNTVLNTIRDLHERCPRSRYVIVALVDMRSPADRGRLAEFAAEIGARIDLVARNTGTVGLPEGILEKGQALVAEQEALRPPAPTPGDGKLPGTLRPCARVDLQWPAGVPDGGRHGFTPAHRAVLEPALPAMADRIAQALDERMPAERMPSGQAPDEETGAGQPRRILVLGFEELMYAPLRLGTALEARTGTGADARTGADARTGSDARYEVRYSTTTRSPVLAVDDPGYAIRTRLVFPAHDDPADGPGDRYAYNVAGAGFDAVVLVVDSTADTPALHAPGGLLHQLAAHTGTVLLAVVPSYVPSGAATAVPAESSTSVPTPAHAPERQEDSAMLPEPLRGPAFSSYAPDEVGWLLQDLSDTELEAPTEEREEAIQSGGAHYAESLPVEYQPSEQYQDLFKAALDLSAARIARAVGTVTETVLAERGPRPVLVSLARAGTPVGVLMRRWARLRRGADLPHYAVSIVRGRGIDANALRWLAAHHNPADVVFVDGWTGKGAITRELAAAIAEFEESDGTEGFNPEIAVLADPGGCVRTYGTREDFLIPSACLNSTVSGLISRTVLRSDLVGQDDFHGAKFYRELAGSDVSGHFLDTVTDRFDEVADAVDAEVKELLTADRAPTWEGWAAVERISEEYGIHDVNLVKPGVGETTRVLLRRVPWKILAKRGAGADLEHIRLLAVQRGVPVEEVDELPYTCVGLIHPKYTRGATGADGRAVESK; encoded by the coding sequence GTGGCAGGCCGACGGAAAGAGACGACGAACGTGGTGTGGTCGGGTAGCTGGGTCGCGGAGCGGCTGGGCGTCGAGCTGGTGGGCGACGGGGAGCTCCGTGAGCTGTTGGGCCTCGCCCTGCGGCGCAACCCCAAGCGGGCACATCTGCTCGTTTCCAACGTGCTCGGCAAGCACGTGCCGCAGCGCCCGTCGGTCGTGTACGGCGCCGGTTTCGAGCTCGGCCGCCGGGTGCGCGACCTGCTCGGCGATGCCGGGGCGCGCGAGGCGGTCGTGCTGGGCTACGCCGAGACGGCCACCGGCCTCGGCCACGCGGTCGCCGACGGGCTGGGCGATGCGCCCTACCTCCACTCGACGCGACGCCCCGTCGAGGGCGTGGCACGGGCGGGCGGCTTCGAGGAGGCGCACTCGCACGCCACCTCGCACCTGCTGCTGCCGGAGGACCCGGACCTGCTGGGGAACGGCGAGGAGGGCTCCTCCGGTGCGACGCTCGTCCTCGTGGACGACGAGTTCTCCACCGGCAACACCGTCCTCAACACCATCCGCGACCTGCACGAGCGCTGCCCCCGCAGCCGGTACGTCATCGTGGCGCTGGTCGACATGCGCTCACCGGCCGACCGTGGGCGGCTCGCGGAGTTCGCCGCGGAGATCGGTGCCCGCATCGACCTGGTGGCGAGGAACACGGGCACGGTGGGCCTCCCGGAGGGCATCCTGGAGAAGGGGCAGGCCCTGGTCGCGGAGCAGGAGGCGCTGCGGCCCCCCGCGCCGACGCCCGGCGACGGGAAGCTGCCCGGCACCCTCCGCCCCTGTGCGCGCGTGGACCTTCAGTGGCCCGCAGGAGTACCCGACGGCGGCCGGCACGGCTTCACCCCGGCACACCGCGCGGTCCTGGAACCCGCCCTCCCGGCCATGGCGGACCGCATCGCGCAGGCGCTGGACGAGCGGATGCCGGCCGAGCGGATGCCGTCCGGGCAGGCACCGGACGAGGAGACAGGTGCAGGGCAGCCCCGCCGGATCCTGGTCCTCGGCTTCGAGGAGCTGATGTACGCGCCCCTGCGCCTGGGCACCGCCCTGGAGGCGCGTACGGGCACCGGCGCGGATGCCCGTACCGGCGCTGACGCCCGTACCGGCTCGGACGCGCGCTACGAGGTCCGTTACTCCACCACGACCCGCTCCCCGGTCCTCGCCGTGGACGACCCGGGTTACGCGATACGCACCCGTCTGGTCTTCCCGGCCCACGACGACCCGGCCGACGGCCCCGGCGACCGGTACGCGTACAACGTCGCGGGCGCCGGCTTCGACGCCGTCGTCCTCGTCGTCGACTCCACCGCGGACACCCCCGCCCTGCACGCCCCCGGCGGCCTGCTGCACCAGCTGGCCGCACACACCGGCACGGTCCTGCTGGCGGTGGTCCCCTCGTACGTACCGTCCGGGGCCGCGACCGCCGTACCCGCCGAGTCCTCCACCTCGGTACCGACCCCGGCCCACGCCCCCGAACGGCAGGAAGACTCCGCCATGCTGCCCGAGCCCCTCCGCGGCCCCGCCTTCTCCTCCTACGCGCCGGACGAGGTCGGCTGGCTGCTCCAGGACCTCTCGGACACCGAGCTGGAGGCGCCCACCGAGGAGCGCGAGGAGGCGATACAGAGCGGTGGCGCGCACTACGCCGAATCGCTGCCGGTGGAGTACCAGCCGTCCGAGCAGTACCAGGACCTGTTCAAGGCGGCCCTGGACCTGTCGGCGGCCCGCATCGCCCGCGCCGTCGGCACGGTCACCGAGACGGTCCTCGCCGAGCGCGGCCCGCGCCCCGTCCTGGTCTCGCTGGCCCGGGCCGGCACCCCCGTCGGCGTACTGATGCGCCGCTGGGCCCGGCTCCGGCGCGGTGCCGACCTGCCGCACTACGCCGTCTCGATCGTGCGGGGCCGCGGGATCGACGCCAACGCCCTGCGCTGGCTGGCCGCCCACCACAACCCGGCCGATGTCGTCTTCGTCGACGGCTGGACGGGCAAGGGTGCCATCACCCGCGAACTGGCGGCGGCCATCGCCGAGTTCGAGGAGTCCGACGGCACGGAGGGCTTCAACCCGGAGATCGCGGTGCTGGCCGACCCGGGCGGCTGCGTCCGCACGTACGGCACCCGCGAGGACTTCCTGATCCCGTCCGCCTGCCTCAACTCCACGGTCTCCGGACTGATCTCCCGTACGGTGCTGCGCTCCGACCTGGTCGGACAGGACGACTTCCACGGTGCGAAGTTCTACCGCGAGCTGGCCGGATCGGACGTCTCCGGCCACTTCCTCGACACCGTCACCGACCGGTTCGACGAGGTCGCCGACGCCGTGGACGCCGAGGTGAAGGAACTGCTGACGGCCGACCGCGCCCCGACCTGGGAGGGCTGGGCCGCGGTGGAGCGCATCAGCGAGGAGTACGGCATCCACGACGTGAATCTGGTCAAGCCGGGTGTCGGCGAGACGACCCGGGTCCTGCTGCGGCGCGTCCCGTGGAAGATCCTCGCCAAGCGGGGCGCGGGAGCGGACCTGGAACACATCAGGCTGCTCGCCGTGCAGCGCGGCGTACCGGTCGAGGAGGTCGACGAACTCCCGTACACCTGCGTCGGGTTGATCCACCCGAAGTACACGCGCGGGGCGACGGGCGCTGACGGCAGGGCGGTGGAGTCCAAGTGA
- a CDS encoding HAD family hydrolase produces MTTHPASAPSPRPASPVTLVASDLDRTLIYSAAALQLPMPDAEAPRLLCVEVYEGKPLSYVTETAAALLAELTDAPSTVFVPTTTRTREQYHRIHLPGRAAEFAICANGGHILVDGESDRDWQRTVAGRLAEECASLAEVRAHLVAAADPAWLLKERVAEDLFAYLVVDRTQLPPDWTKELAAWADPRGWTVSLQGRKIYVVPRPLTKSAAMREVARRTGATLTLAAGDSLLDADLLLAADRGWRPGHGELADAGWNAAHVEVTAESGVAAGEEILRRFLRTARTDAVAGAGVPVPDSLTTRR; encoded by the coding sequence GTGACCACCCATCCGGCGTCCGCACCCTCCCCCCGGCCGGCGTCCCCCGTGACGCTGGTCGCCAGCGACCTCGACCGCACCCTCATCTACTCGGCGGCGGCCCTCCAGCTCCCGATGCCGGACGCCGAGGCACCCCGGCTGCTCTGCGTCGAGGTGTACGAGGGAAAGCCGCTCTCGTACGTGACGGAGACGGCCGCAGCGCTGCTCGCCGAACTGACGGACGCCCCGTCCACGGTCTTCGTTCCGACCACCACCCGCACCCGTGAGCAGTACCACCGCATCCATCTCCCGGGCCGTGCGGCCGAGTTCGCGATCTGCGCCAACGGCGGGCACATCCTGGTGGACGGCGAGTCCGACCGGGACTGGCAGCGGACCGTGGCCGGCCGGCTGGCCGAGGAGTGCGCCTCGCTCGCCGAGGTCCGCGCCCACCTCGTCGCCGCGGCGGACCCCGCCTGGCTGCTCAAGGAACGGGTCGCCGAGGACCTCTTCGCCTACCTCGTCGTGGACCGGACCCAGCTCCCGCCGGACTGGACGAAGGAACTCGCCGCATGGGCGGATCCGCGCGGCTGGACCGTGTCGCTCCAGGGCCGCAAGATCTACGTCGTGCCGCGCCCGCTCACCAAGAGCGCGGCCATGCGCGAGGTCGCCCGCCGCACCGGCGCCACGCTCACCCTGGCCGCAGGCGACTCCCTCCTCGACGCCGACCTGCTGCTCGCCGCCGACCGGGGCTGGCGCCCCGGCCACGGCGAACTCGCCGACGCCGGCTGGAACGCCGCGCACGTGGAGGTGACCGCCGAGAGCGGTGTGGCGGCGGGCGAGGAGAT